The Penicillium oxalicum strain HP7-1 chromosome IV, whole genome shotgun sequence genome contains a region encoding:
- a CDS encoding Phosphatidyl-N-methylethanolamine N-methyltransferase, with protein MASLADFVDFSPRSLTLAAASIAFNPIFWNVVARAEYSNHILTRIFGGPYRGCYALAVTIFSLGILRDHLYQVALDEQPFYAPVHQPLVGSALFAVGSVLVLSSMWALGVTGTYLGDYFGILMDAPVTGFPFNVTGSPMYWGSTLNFLGVALYRGKVAGLLLTAQVFALYWFALKWEDPFTAEIYAKRERERAKKAGGKRHQRGMGELTHPVAPAPDSDHLLAKPHKPRPRACDAGKMPLGSISNNI; from the exons ATGGCCAGTCTCGCAGATTTTGTCGATTTCTCCCCCAGGTCATTGACCT TGGCCGCGGCATCGATTGCCTTTAATCCAATTTTCTGGAA TGTTGTTGCTCGTGCAG AGTACAGCAACCACATCTTGACGCGAATCTTCGGTGGCCCCTATCGAGGATGCTACGCGCTAGCTGTCACTATCTTTTCGTTGGGTATCCTCCGGGACCACCTTTATCAGGTCGCTCTGGATGAGCAACCTTTCTACGCACCAGTGCATCAGCCGCTCGTGGGCAGTGCTTTGTTTGCAGTTGGTTCCGTTTTGGTATTGTCGAGCATGTGGGCTCTAGGCGTCACAGGAACCTACCTTGGCGACTACTTTGGCATTTTGATGGATGCTCCCGTGACCGGTTTTCCTTTCAACGTTACTGGCTCGCCGATGTACTGGGGCAGCACACTGAACTTCCTTGGCGTTGCTCTGTACAGGGGCAAAGTCGCCGGTCTCCTCCTAACGGCTCAAGTGTTTGCGCTCTACTGGTTTGCCCTGAAGTGGGAAGA TCCTTTCACTGCCGAAATCTACGCCAAGCGTGAGCGAGAGCGCGCTAAGAAAGCCGGCGGCAAGAGGCA CCAGCGAGGGATGGGTGAGCTTACACACCCAGTTGCACCAGCTCCCGACTCGGATCATCTTCTTGCGAAGCCGCACAAGCCCCGGCCTCGTGCTTGTGACGCAGGCAAGATGCCTCTTGGATCAATCTCCAACAACATTTGA